GATCAAGGTAAACGACAGAAATGCAGCATTATAAAATTCGCTACTCATCTAAACTATGTCTCCCTAACGTCACGATGAAAAATCAGGCTCAACAGCGATCGCTTCTAGACATAATCGTGAGCTCATCAAAAGCCGCGATCGCCCCTCGGTTGTCCTAGGACGTGAGGCTGTCTAGGATCGATGTTGAACATCCGCCTAGAGTATTCTAAGGCAGTTTGGGTCTGCTCTCCATCTCGAATCCTCCTTGTCTTTGGGGGACTTATTGCTCCATGTTTCTGCTTATTGTTTCCTAATGTAACGTTATGGTGCTATCCCGTCCGCAATCGGATTTCGATCCATTATCAGATCTGGCATCAGATTTGCCATCAGCTTCGGCTACTCAGGCAAGGCCGCCTCGGCTGGCGATCGCCCTCGGAGATCCAGCAGGCATTGGCCCTGAAGTGGTGATGCGATCGCTCTATCAGCGTCCCGAGGATGCCGTGCCGGTGACGGTGGTCGGGAGTCGGGCGGTGCTGGTGAAGACCTACGATCGCTTGCGTGACTTGGGGGTGCCTTTGGTGGAGCCGGATGCGGTGCCGTTGATCGATGTGGGTGTAGCATCTGCCGATCTGCGGGCCGTGCGCTGGGGCGTGGGCAATGCTGCTAGTGGAGAAGCTAGCTTTCAGTTTTTGTCGGAGGCGATCGACCAAACCTTGGCTGGACAGTTTGATGGGGTGGTGACAGCTCCCATTGCCAAGTCGGCCTGGCTAGCGGCGGGCCATGCCTATCCTGGGCAAACGGAACTCTTAGCCGAGCGGGCTGGGGTATCGCGGTTTGGCATGATGTTTGTGGCGCGATCGCCCCTCACCGGTTGGATGCTGCGATCGCTCTTGGCCACCACCCATATTCCCCTGGCCGCTGTGTCCCACACCTTAACGCCAGCCTTAATGACTCTGAAACTAGAGCTGTTGATGGACTGCCTGCACCATGACGTTGGTCTGCCGCAGCCGCGCATCGCCATCGCCGGACTCAACCCCCACAGTGGCGAACAGGGACAGTTGGGCCGTGAAGAGGTGGATTGGCTTCAGGGGTGGCTAGATGACCAGCGCCAGCGCTTTCCCCAGGCTCAGTTGGATGGCCTGACGCCCCCTGATACCCTCTGGGTGAAGCCGGGGCAGGCTTGGTTTGGCACTCGTCCGGTGGAAGCCCACGATGCCTACCTGGCGCTGTACCACGACCAAGGGCTAATTCCTGTGAAATTAATGGCTTTCGATCGCGCTGTGAATACCACCATCGGTTTACCCTTTGTGCGTACCTCCCCCGACCACGGGACGGCGTTTGATATTGCCGGTCAGGGGAAGGCAGATGCCACCAGTTTTCTGGCCGCGCTCCAGCTTGGGGAAGACCTGGCCCGCCAGCGCGTGAAGCCTCCCAGTTCCACCGCTCTGTAGCCCTTTCCCCAGACCATCCCGCCCATCAGACCTGCCTAGGTAAACCAATGTAAGGTTTTGCCGCGATCGCTCTCGTTGATCGTAGTTTTTCGTTAGATTGGATACGTAGGCTACAGTTGTCGCTCATAGCGGGAGGTTAAAATAATGAGTTTTGATGATACTAAAGTCCGTGAAGCATTGGAGCGCTTGCTGTATCCAGAGTATGCTTGTGAACCGCAGAGAAATGCCCTGCAGCGGCTAACTCACCTTTGTCGGCTGTGGGTGCAGCGGCTGCGCCATGATGCCAGTGAGCCAGTCATTTGGACGTATAGAACGTCGTCGGGCGAAACGTTGTGGAATGCCTACGATCCAAGTAGCGGCTGGTCAATTTTTGGTGTCCCGCAGTTTCAGGTGTGGGCCTGGCTGGCGGAACGGTATCGCCGTCGTCCCACCCATCCTTCTTAAGGTATGGGGCTTAAGGTATGGGGATTGGCAGGGATGCTGACGGCACCTCGATGAAACTCTAGTACATCAAAGCTTTCTGCTATGAGCATCAATGCCCTTGAACAGGTTGCTTCAGGGGCATTGTTATTGGAGCTTTTGGCGAGGAGCTTTGGGGAGGATGGCTTGGGAAACTTCTAGATGCTTGGGCAAGTCTCTGCTCTAAGACCTGACCCATGAGGGGGGATAGGTGAATCTAAAGCGCGATCGCTGGTTGAACAGCGCAAGGGGTCAGGCAAGGGTATGCATCGCCAGAATCCTAGGAGGAGAGAGACGTCCTGATGATAGGGGCGATCGCCTGCAAATAGGAACGGAGGCGTAGTTTATACAGGCGAATCTGAATGCGATCGCATAGGCATATGGATACTCGATGGTGGCGATGGCTGGCCGGTGGCATGGCAGGGGCTCAGATCGTGGCTGGTCTTGGTCTACCCCCAGCCGGTATGGCTATGGACGGATGGGTAGCGCAGCAGATCTCTAGCCCGACGCGCTATGTCTTGGGAGCGGGCGATCGCCTCAATGTTGAATTTTTCAATATTCCCGAATATACCGATCAATACCAAGTCCTGTCTGACGGTACGCTGCATTTGCCCCAGGCGGGAACGATCGCTGTGGAAGGCTTAACTCTGGAGCAAGCCACTCAGGCGATCACGGCGCGCTATGCCCAAGTTTTGCGCCGTCCCATTATTAGTCTCAATTTGCTACAGGCGCGACCGGTGACCGTGGCGATCGCTGGCGAAATTAGCCGTCCTGGTTCCTATACCTTGGCTGCCGCCAGTCCTGACAGTCCCTCAACGCTCACCCAGGTGCTTCAGCAAGCAGGCGGGGTGACTCAGTCGGCGGACGTGCGCCGGATTCAGATTCGCCGGGTGAGCGATCGCACCCTGGGCACAGAGTCGGTGACGATTAATCTATGGGACTTGATCCAAGCTGGAGATATTCGCCAAGACCTGACCCTGCGGGATGGCGACTCGATTGTGATCCCCACCGCAACGACCGTGAACCCTGAGGAATCGCGGCGGCTGGCGGCGGCCAATTTTGCGGCGGATGCCACCCAGCCGATCCAGGTGGCGGTGGTGGGAGAAGTGAACCGTCCCGGCCCCCATACCCTGCGCCTGAATACCAATCTCACCAGCAGCAATGATGGGCTGGAGGCCTTGACGGTGAGTCAGGCAATTCGGGTGGCGGGCGGTATTACCCAACTGGCCGATATTCGCGACATTCAAGTGCGGCGGGTGACCCACACGGGGCAAGAACAGGTGATCCCGGTGGATTTTTGGGAGTTGCTGATGGCGGGGAACCTACAGCAGGACTTGCCGTTGCAAAATGGCGACACGATTGTGGTGCCCACGGCGACGGCGCTAACGTCGGCGGAACTGGCAGAACTGGCGCCAGCTAGCTTTGCGGCGGATTCGATGACGGTCTATGTGGTGGGCGAGGTGAGCGCTCCAGGGGCGATCGCTCTTCCTCCCAGCACTTCTCTCAATCAAGCGATCCTGGCGGCGGGCGGCTTTAACAACCGCGCCCGCCGCAGTCGGGTGGAGCTGGTGCGCCTGAATCCCGATGGCACCATTTTGCAGGAGAGTATCGATGTCGATCTGTCAGAAACCCTGAATGCGGCGGACAATCCATCCCTGCGCCCTGGCGATACGGTGCTCGTGGGGCGATCGGGTCTAGCCAGCTTCAGCGATACCTTGGGGCTACTGCTGTCGCCGGTCACCGGTGTGGCTAGTCTGCTGCGCTTACTAGGACTCTGATGGTTTGCAGATTGAAGCTTGCTCAACCATCAAATTGATGCAGGTATAACCATAGAAGAAACTAGAGGATGCTTCTGTTCTTTGTGATCCTTGGGAGTTTGATGACGCTAGGTTTTCAGAAACCCACACCCCAAGTCTCTAAATAGCGCAGGATGAACGGAGAGGCTACGGTTTGGGCTGTGATGCGATCGCCCCAGCGCTGACCCATGATGCGATGCCACATTAATCTTTCATCAACAAATGATTAAAGATTGTCGGAACAGGTTTGCTGTCTTGTTCTGTGAGTTAGCTTATATTGTATTGAAGACGTGACAGATCAGATGTCAGGTACTTTGGGAATGCTTTGTGACAGTTTCTATCAGGTTCTGTCGTGTGATAGGGGTGCCTTGAGTAACCTCTAGAGAAGAGTTGCCATATAGTCTAGAGATGGGCGATCGCAGGATATGTCATGGTGTCCGTAGTAGGTAACGTTTGTGTCTACTACTATGCGGGTTGCGACCATCGGGGTGTGTAGACCTAGGGCATAGCCCTTCCTCTCAGCATCATTCTTCTGCATCATGCCCATACCTTGGAAACGATCCCGGCTAAACTTGGCCCCTCAGGCTCGGTCTGTACCACTAAGAATTTTGTTGGTTGTACCCTTTGTGGTACAGGTTTTTGGCACGGTTGGTTTAGTAGGATGGCTGTCGCTGCGTAATGGCCAACAAGCTGTCGAGCAGGTGACGGCCAGTCTACGCACAGAAATTAGCGATCGCATTGATCAACAGCTCCAGCGCTACCTCGACGTCCCCCTGGTGGTCAACCAAGTCAATGCCAATGCCATTTTGATGGGGTATGTAGACTTAGATGATCCAGCCAGCCTCTCCCAGCATTTCTGGAATCACCACGATCTATTCCCTTCCCTAGAGGTCTCTGCCATGTATGTGGGCAGGATCAACGGCGAGTTTACGGGCCTGGGGTTTCAGGCTAATCAACAGTGGGAGGTGGGGCGATCGGGGGATGAGACGGGACGGATTTTCACCAGCTATGCCCTCGACAAGCTGGGGCGGCCAGCTCAAGTCCTAGGGCAAACTCGCTTCTATGATCCCCGGCTGCGTCCCTGGTTTCGGAGTGCCATGCAGGCTCGGGAGCCGACCTGGAGCAGCATTTATCCAGATTTTAAGGAACGACGCCTTAAGGTGACCCTGGCCCAGCCTCTTTACACCATGGATCGGGAAGTTTTGGGGGTGATTGGCACCGATTTTGTGCTGTCGCACATCAATGACATGCTGCGATCGCTCCAGGTGAGTCAGTCTGGCCAAACGTTTATTTTGGAATCCTCAGGTCTACTGGTGGCCACCTCGACGGACGATGAACCGTTTGTGGTGGAGGGCGATCGCGTCACTCGTTTAGCGGCCGCTGATGTGGCCCATCCTCTCATTCAAGACACGGCTCAGTTTCTCCAGGCCCAGTTCAACAGTTTGGAAGACATTGGTCGTCGCCAACAGCTTGAGTTTCGCGATCGCCATGGGCAACGGCAACTGGTGCATGTTGACTCGGTTTCCTATGGCAAGAACCTCAACTGGTTGATTGTGGTGGTGATCCCCGAATCAGATTTCATGGGGCAAATCTATGCCAACACTCGCACCACCATTGCCCTGTGCTTGCTGGCGCTGATGGCCGCTACCTTGGTAGGGCTGTTGACGGCCCGTTGGATTACCTATCCAATTCTGCAGCTCAGTGAAGCCAGCCGTACCCTAGCAGACAGTGCCGCTAGGGCCAGCCTATCCCACTCGGAAACCTTGCCCCACATCCAGGCGCGAAATATTACCGAGTTGCGAGGCTTGGCGGATGCCTTTAACCAAATGGCCGATCAGCTACAAAAATCCTTCGCCGTGTTGGAGCAACGGGTGGCAGAACGCACTGCTGAGTTGCTGAGTGAGCAGCAAAAGTCAGAGCAGCTTTTGCTCAACATTTTGCCCCAGAGTATTGCCCACCAATTGAAGCAAAACCAAACCTCGATCGCTTCTGCCGTGGAAGAGGCGACGATTTTATTTGCCGATATTGTAGATTTTTCGCCCCTGGCCTCACGGCTGCCGGCGACAGAGTTGGTGGAACTGCTCAACAACATTTTCTGCGCGTTTGACCATCTGGTGGAAAAGTACCGGCTGGAAAAGATTAAAACCATCGGAGATGCCTACATGGTGGTGGGCGGGTTGCCGGTGCCCCGGGCCGATCATGCAGAAGCGATCGCTCACATTGCCCTCGATATGCAAGACACCATTCGCACCTTTCTGCGGGATGATGGCGAGCCGTTTCGCCTGCGCATCGGCATCAACACCGGGCCGGTGGTCGCAGGGGTGATTGGCAGCAAAAAGTTTATCTACGACCTCTGGGGAGATGCGGTAAATGTGGCCAGCCGCATGGAATCTCACGGCACCTCCGATGGCATTCAGGTCACCCAAAGCACCTATGAACTACTGCACCACCAGTTTGTCTTTGAGTCTCGGGGGATGGTTCACATCAAAGGTAAGGGGGATATGCAAACCTATTGGTTGATGGGGCGACAGGCTTGTTTAGAGTCTGCCTAGGAGCTGCTACTCCCAGCCTGATCAGCCTCAGCAAACATGTATCTTTGGTTATATTTCCTAGACTAGCTGCTCTGGTCGTCTAGGCTGGTAGCTAGGTTCGTGGGTAAACTCCTGATCCTCAATCTAGCGATCGCGGGTGAGTGGTGCGTGACGTAACGTTCTGCTCAGACCAGATTGGCATAGACAGGGGGATCTGCTGGGTTGCGCATGGCGCAACTTAGCCCGGCCGTATCCGCCGTCTTCTTCCTCTAGAGTTCGCAACACTATGCAGGTTCAATTCAATATTCTCCGCCAAGGGCTGCAGCCCCGTCCCTACATGGAGTCGTTTACCCTGGATATCGATCCGGGGAGTACGATTCTGGACTGCTTGAATCAGATCAAGTGGCAGCAGGACGGTAGTTTGGCCTTTCGCAAAAATTGTCGGAATACCATCTGCGGTAGCTGCAGTATGCGGATTAACGGGCGATCGGCGTTGGCCTGCAAAGAAAATGTGCGCAGTGAGTTGGCTCGCTTAGAGGCCATTCAAGCCAGTCAAGGGGGCGATCGCTCCCCCAGTGATGCATTGCCTACGATCACGGTTGCGCCGTTGGGAAATTTGCCGGTGCTCAAAGACTTGATTGTGGACATGGCTCCCTTCTGGGATAGCCTGGAGGCGGTGGATCCCTACGTGAGTACCAGCAGCCGTCAGGTGCCGGAGCGGGAATTTTTGCAGAGTCCTGAAGAGCGCGATCGCCTCAACCAAAATGGTAACTGTATCCTTTGCGGCGCTTGCTATTCGGAGTGTAATGCGCTGGAAGTGAACCCTGATTTTGTGGGCCCCCATGCCTTGGCTAAAGCTGCCCGCTTGGTGCTCGACTCCCGTGATGGGGATACGGAAGCGCGCCTAGATGCCTACA
This region of Leptolyngbya sp. CCY15150 genomic DNA includes:
- a CDS encoding SLBB domain-containing protein → MDTRWWRWLAGGMAGAQIVAGLGLPPAGMAMDGWVAQQISSPTRYVLGAGDRLNVEFFNIPEYTDQYQVLSDGTLHLPQAGTIAVEGLTLEQATQAITARYAQVLRRPIISLNLLQARPVTVAIAGEISRPGSYTLAAASPDSPSTLTQVLQQAGGVTQSADVRRIQIRRVSDRTLGTESVTINLWDLIQAGDIRQDLTLRDGDSIVIPTATTVNPEESRRLAAANFAADATQPIQVAVVGEVNRPGPHTLRLNTNLTSSNDGLEALTVSQAIRVAGGITQLADIRDIQVRRVTHTGQEQVIPVDFWELLMAGNLQQDLPLQNGDTIVVPTATALTSAELAELAPASFAADSMTVYVVGEVSAPGAIALPPSTSLNQAILAAGGFNNRARRSRVELVRLNPDGTILQESIDVDLSETLNAADNPSLRPGDTVLVGRSGLASFSDTLGLLLSPVTGVASLLRLLGL
- the pdxA gene encoding 4-hydroxythreonine-4-phosphate dehydrogenase PdxA, which gives rise to MVLSRPQSDFDPLSDLASDLPSASATQARPPRLAIALGDPAGIGPEVVMRSLYQRPEDAVPVTVVGSRAVLVKTYDRLRDLGVPLVEPDAVPLIDVGVASADLRAVRWGVGNAASGEASFQFLSEAIDQTLAGQFDGVVTAPIAKSAWLAAGHAYPGQTELLAERAGVSRFGMMFVARSPLTGWMLRSLLATTHIPLAAVSHTLTPALMTLKLELLMDCLHHDVGLPQPRIAIAGLNPHSGEQGQLGREEVDWLQGWLDDQRQRFPQAQLDGLTPPDTLWVKPGQAWFGTRPVEAHDAYLALYHDQGLIPVKLMAFDRAVNTTIGLPFVRTSPDHGTAFDIAGQGKADATSFLAALQLGEDLARQRVKPPSSTAL
- a CDS encoding succinate dehydrogenase/fumarate reductase iron-sulfur subunit, producing the protein MQVQFNILRQGLQPRPYMESFTLDIDPGSTILDCLNQIKWQQDGSLAFRKNCRNTICGSCSMRINGRSALACKENVRSELARLEAIQASQGGDRSPSDALPTITVAPLGNLPVLKDLIVDMAPFWDSLEAVDPYVSTSSRQVPEREFLQSPEERDRLNQNGNCILCGACYSECNALEVNPDFVGPHALAKAARLVLDSRDGDTEARLDAYNEGNQGVWGCTRCQLCNSVCPMEVAPMDQIGRVKQQILDRKDASDSRSVRHRKVLVQLVKQGGWIDERKFGIQVVGNSFRDLPGLLSLGPLGLRMLASGKLPLTFEASEGQAQVRSLIEAVEQLEAESPVS
- a CDS encoding adenylate/guanylate cyclase domain-containing protein; this translates as MVVPFVVQVFGTVGLVGWLSLRNGQQAVEQVTASLRTEISDRIDQQLQRYLDVPLVVNQVNANAILMGYVDLDDPASLSQHFWNHHDLFPSLEVSAMYVGRINGEFTGLGFQANQQWEVGRSGDETGRIFTSYALDKLGRPAQVLGQTRFYDPRLRPWFRSAMQAREPTWSSIYPDFKERRLKVTLAQPLYTMDREVLGVIGTDFVLSHINDMLRSLQVSQSGQTFILESSGLLVATSTDDEPFVVEGDRVTRLAAADVAHPLIQDTAQFLQAQFNSLEDIGRRQQLEFRDRHGQRQLVHVDSVSYGKNLNWLIVVVIPESDFMGQIYANTRTTIALCLLALMAATLVGLLTARWITYPILQLSEASRTLADSAARASLSHSETLPHIQARNITELRGLADAFNQMADQLQKSFAVLEQRVAERTAELLSEQQKSEQLLLNILPQSIAHQLKQNQTSIASAVEEATILFADIVDFSPLASRLPATELVELLNNIFCAFDHLVEKYRLEKIKTIGDAYMVVGGLPVPRADHAEAIAHIALDMQDTIRTFLRDDGEPFRLRIGINTGPVVAGVIGSKKFIYDLWGDAVNVASRMESHGTSDGIQVTQSTYELLHHQFVFESRGMVHIKGKGDMQTYWLMGRQACLESA